The DNA region aatttttctgTTCCTTTAGTTCTGAGACTCGAATTCTTCCATTTGCAAATTTCTGTATTggacaatttatttattcttccaTAGATAAGACAATTCAGCATTATTCAGTACATCGTGAGTCAACAAGAATGGACGAATCACCAAGAACGTGACAAATAGCAAACGAATGtggcatgaaaaagaaaacacttgAGCTGTCACGATTAGCTGCTGTTACATGTTTTGAGTTGCTGACTGCTGCGTGAATGCATGGAAAATCAGATGTCTAGAATTGTGGTTTAAAGCATTCCGGAGGGATTTGTCCGTTGAATCTTTTGGTATCTGTGCAGTAGTCATAGATCATGTAATTATTTCTGACCCAATTTAGCTGTCCGATCTGGGAGTGACTCAGCTGCTTGTATCTCCGGGAAGTCCACCAATTTGCAGGGACATTGGAGGCACATTGATTGGTGCTCCTTGCTCCGCCCGACTTGCAAGCCCTTGCTCTGAAATGGTGGAATCTGGCAGTGAATGGTGCGCTGTGCCAGTCCGTCTTAACAAGGCCGCCTCTGGTTGCCCAGTCGTCTGCGTTCCATAGGGTGGTGTAAACCCTCATTCCTTGCTTGTTTGGGTAAGCAATGCCCTCTTTTTCATGGTTTCGGAAAACCCGAATTGGCACACTATCAACATACCATCTGATGTACCCGTCATAGACTCATAGTTAGTTAATGGATCATACACAATTTGAGGGGGGGGAATGAATAGCTTTTTGTTCTGGTAAAATTTATCAACTTACACAATTGCTGTGGGATTCCAGTGAATGGTGTAATTGTGAAAATCAGCAGTTGGGTCAAACCAGAGGAAAAATTGTTGCTCTCTGCTTCCTTTTCCTTGTGTGTATATGTTAGTGTGGACAGTGTATGGCTGTCCTGTACTGTTGCCTAAGAATTCAAAATCTATCTCGTCATGCTGGCTTCCTGCAGAGGATAACTGTATGGATTTTGAGTGAGAAACATGGACACTTCATTTAGTAACGGGAGTTTGATAGATTTGGTTGTtcaaaagaacatattttagtGTTTTTGAGATCTCTGAGATCCAGTGAACTTACATAGTAGGCTGTAACTGTTCCAGCAGAATTACCAGGTACCAGCTTGATTAGCATTTCAATGCTTCCAAATAAGAATGATCTCTTTGATTGAGCAGCTGATCCTAAAATCCATAGGCAACACCACATTGTTCTACTTTAGCTAGTAACAGattaatgcattttttattatttatttacgtCACTTTGCATAATCTTTAGTTTGATTACAAATCTTGTGTAAAATGTTTTAAGATTAGACCATGTTATCATTCTCTTCCACTAATATTCAGTTGCAACATATTGAAAATGCAATAAACTTTGAaactttttttcaattattcctATCTGTTGGATGCAAAAAATTTCTTGCCAAAAGATACGAGTCAATTGAAATctaaattcatgcatgttaggCATAAATGTTTCACCTGAGGTTTTATCCAACACAAGATGAAGGTCTTCACCCAGAATTGAAGCATGCCGAACACCCCAAGTGAGGTGCATGCTCTTGGAAATGTTGGCATCCACTTGGATAATGTTGGGTGCGAGTGCAAAGATTAACAAAGCTACccacattttttcaaatttggactTACTAACTCCTATAAACAACCTTTTGTCTGTGTTTGCCGTTCTATGATGTTGAAAAATTGGACGATTTATCCTTGGTTGGTGCTGTCTTTATATATGACAGCGAGCAATATGACATTCTAAAGATGAACTCTGATTATTATACGTTTAATTGCTCTGAATATATATGGACCTGTTCATAGGATTTGtcattttgatattattatttttagaacaGGGAGCCTACAGAATTTATGTCAGGTTTCATAAATAAGTTGGCTCCTGATGGCGTACAAGTGTTTGAAATCTggtgcaattttgtttttgtattttaaatatttcccaGCTATCACAGGCATgccaataattttaattgtttcaaaacaaaatcttaCACTAAGATGATGTCATAAATCAAGattcaaaataattagaaatacCAATGGTATATTGATGCCTACACGGTAGGATTCATGGGAAGTTGGTGAGGTGCTGCTGCCTGCTAGCTGGAACGCGGGGTAAATATAATATCGTGCTCAAGAATATTAGAAATGCTGCAGAATGGGAGTAGCAGTCCTTAAGGAGTTCAGCATGTTTTCTTCCAAAAACGCGAAAGAGCCCAAGGGGTAAGGATGCACTAGTGACAATCgaccaaaacaaaatattgttATCCGCTACCTTAAggtgattaagaaattaatatacaGCTACCACAAGAAGAATTTTCTCAGTTTAAAAAATCCAATTAAGAGGCCAAAATGTCTCCTTGTAGATTAATCGGCCATCCAGCATTGACAGATTTTAAATCATAAGATGAGACATGTTCCGCACCAGAATCAGTGGACTGGGCTAGGCTCTCCCGAAGATGAGACATGTTCCGCACCAGAATCAGTGGACTGGGCTAGTCTCCCGGGAGAGCCGAAGCTAGGGATTGGCAAAGAGGAGAGGGTAAGAATCAGGAGAACAAAGTAATAgcttaaattagtttttaaatttggttctttaaatttttaaattgttttaatttagtcttttaGTCTAAACGGTAAGAAATGTCATTTTGGGACGGTttaaaattgtcaccaagtaattttaaatcatcacaaaatttacatcttaaaaaaataattgattttaaaaattaaaggattaaattgaaaaataaaagtatattaaaggatcaaattgaattgattttaaaaattagaggactaaattgaatccaaaaaaaattaaagaaccaaatttaacttaaataataaattagaagatcataaaactaattttactcAAGTAATATAACCAACAATATGGGAGATAGTAATGAGGTTCAGGTTATGCTTCTTAAGACTTACAAGTGAAATTAAGGTGTTTGAATGAAAGGAGTTTAAGaaggaaatttaatttaagagtgcatttaaaattctttatagtaaaatttataaactttactcaactaatttttattataaatctgATTGATCGTTCTTAGTGAGATCTTTcttttcaatcatattttttttcatttaccagtttttaactttgaaattttgtttgGCGGAGTTCAATTTCACTCAGATATATGACTTATTGGTAGTAAAATTCGTTGTTGGGTGCtctataagaaaatttaaaatataaagaattatTGAGGAGTGAAATTAActaaaaacaaagaatttgaattccaaataagagagaatttgaaaattattctcTTGCTCTTGTTGCTCGCTGGTTCTCGTCTCTCACTTAGTCGTGCTCTCTCTTATTTATGCATTTCTTCTGTAATTTAGGTTTGTTGATTTAGATTTGGTCATGATTTGtgcttttgattttatttctcGGGTAACCATCGGTAAGATCGAttttgataatgtttttttgttttttattttgattttgtttcttaGGTAAGCTcccttttgattcattgattttttgtttctgATGTGTTTTGGtatggtttttgtttttgtttgttgttggttcttattaatatttttgcttTGCATGACTTAGCATTATGTAGAGAACTAGCAGAGTACCtgggttttgttaattttcacgCAATGTTCTAAAATGACTTTGAGTTGTACTAAATTTAACAATGTAATACACACTCACAATTTCGTATATACAAATCCTTATTCTGAAGTTTAGTCATAATTAAAGct from Glycine soja cultivar W05 chromosome 8, ASM419377v2, whole genome shotgun sequence includes:
- the LOC114424732 gene encoding probable xyloglucan endotransglucosylase/hydrolase protein 26; protein product: RQHQPRINRPIFQHHRTANTDKRLFIGVSKSKFEKMWVALLIFALAPNIIQVDANISKSMHLTWGVRHASILGEDLHLVLDKTSGSAAQSKRSFLFGSIEMLIKLVPGNSAGTVTAYYLSSAGSQHDEIDFEFLGNSTGQPYTVHTNIYTQGKGSREQQFFLWFDPTADFHNYTIHWNPTAIVWYVDSVPIRVFRNHEKEGIAYPNKQGMRVYTTLWNADDWATRGGLVKTDWHSAPFTARFHHFRARACKSGGARSTNQCASNVPANWWTSRRYKQLSHSQIGQLNWVRNNYMIYDYCTDTKRFNGQIPPECFKPQF